In Zootoca vivipara chromosome 15, rZooViv1.1, whole genome shotgun sequence, the genomic window GTGGTCTCATCCCCTGAGCAAAATGCCAAGGGTGGTCttgagggggagaaagaaatgggGAATGGGTTGTAATAATGGGTTGCCTCTGTCATGTTTGCCCAGGCTGTCTAAGGGTACTTCAGTTTATAACCAGGAGGCAAAATGTGTAGATTGTGAGCAACTCTGCCTTGAAACAGTTAGTCATAGAGCTGACCTGAGGAGAAGCTATCCTAGACCTAATTGTAAGAGGTAGTGGAACCCTTGTTTCAAGATGCAAGGGCTATTGATGTCAGGGTCAGCGTACATGTAAGCAAAAAGTTGCCACATCGTCCTGCGCCATCACATTTGTACCGTATATATTCACATTTGCTGTGAAAGTAAGACAGCCAGAATCGCCATGTCTTTATGGTGCAGTTGCATTCAGAATGTGGTGTGTACTGTTCTCTGTCTGCTCacatctagaagaagaagaagaagaagaagaagaagaagaagaagaagaagaagaagaagaagaagaagaagaagaagaagaagaagaagaagaagaagaagaagaagaaattgtagagctggaaatggTTTGACAAGGACATGGTTAGCTGTTCGTACACCTTTCCTACAAGGCTCAAGTGTCTGGACTTCTCTGTATAGAACAGAAGGCTACAATAGACGTTTATAGACGTAGGCATGGAGTGGCAAAAGCGCCTAGAGAACTTTTCCAAACACTTTCATAATGCTAGGACCTGGGGTCTTATGATGAAGTAGATTGGCTGTAGGTTtaggacacacacaaaactgtAGACACTCAGTGACATTCAGAGGAGATTAGATGAACTCCTTGAGAACTGGTCTGTAGTTCCAATAACTGAATGGGAGCTCAGGATACTCCTTGATGCCAAACTGTGAGGGAGTAAATAGGGGGAGGGTTGTTGCCTTCATGcactgcttgtaggcttcctgaAAAactgccctcctcctcttcccaataTCTATGTCCAGTTCTATTGGATCAGGGTGATTTGAACCATTGTAATGTTCTCACAGAAAGTTAATAATGGATCCGTAGAAAGACATTGTGAGGCTGACTTCAAAGGAATGCTTCAATGCTCCTTGCTTACTTAAAATCAGCATGGTTGAAAGGTGAATGAGTTTCCCTCTGCTTTTTCCGTGCATGCTTATGAGTGGAAGGAGGTTCACAGTGCATGTTAACTTTCTGTTCCATGCTGGCATGTGGCTGAATCCACTGCTGTTGGTTTCTTCCCTGGATAATATTGAGtgccaaccaaagttgtttatttttgctttatttacatTTATCTCCTGCAATACTTCCATCATAGAACCCAAGTTGGTGTCCCTGTGGCCATCTTGTACACCCACCCAGACCCGATGGCTCTGGATTTACATGGGGGAATGTATTTTTCTGCTTTCATAGCACCTACCTGAAGTGATGCCTGGAGACCAGCAGTAAACTGACTATTACCTGGTTTGAACCTCCTTCACCTGCCTGGTGAATCTAGGACTATGTCCTACTCTCCAGTCCTTTGGAGAGTAAAATTGTAAAATGCCAACTATTAAGAAAGTTGTTTTGAGAACCTGCCTGACAATGCATATCTTTCATTTAATTGGTAACACCCTATACTGTACTTGAATGCAAATACAGGTTTACCTTGGAATGCAGGTGCATGCAACTAAATAACCTTCAAGGGAAAGttgctccttttttattttaatgttttttttgttttgtttttaatgtttttttgggtttttttggtttacAGGGAGGTCCAGTCATTAAAGTAAAGATTCCGAAGGACAAGGatgggaaacaaaagcagtttgcaTTTGTGAATTTCAAACATGAAGAATCTGTCCCCTATGGAATGAATCTACTTAATGGGATCAAACTTTTTGGGAGACCTCTCAAAATTCAGTTTCGATCAGGTATCCACAAAACCTTTAAAATAGCCTAGGTCATCTAGGTAAAATTGAAGGGGGTTCATATTCcctttatgcttaaaattctggTGTGTAAAACTTTTTATTCTGAtgcattttttgtgttgaatTATATATCAGATTAAAATTTCACTGAGCCTGTAAAAACCACTCATGTGTTCCTAGTGTTGCTGCATATTTGTATGCTATCTTGAGGAGCTAACTCATTTGAAGGGGGCTTTCTGACAGTTTTTGGAAGACAGttagaatcttttttaaaaggaactttaAAAGATGTTGAAATGCACTTCTTAGAAGAGGTTCAGTTGTTTGGGGACAAACCATCTGTTTTTAGAAGGGATGTCCTACTCTAGCTTTGGATAACCTTtagccttccatatgttgctaaactgcaactcccatcctcactgaccattggctatgctagctggggctgatgggagttgtagttcaacaatatctggagggctacacaTTCTACACATCTGCCAAACCCTTTTCAGTTGAGAACAGATCTGTGTGTATTCTGAGCTCCTATGATCACAGAGGAATGCACTTTGCACGTGTCTAGAAGCATTATTTTATCACTTCAGATTATTTCTGAAATGAGTCCCGGCACTCAAGCTAGTTCTAGAGTGAGCCTTAGCTTGGATTGAGTTCATGTGTAATTCCTTGGAATTGCTaaaattcctttttaaataaaggaaatgAAAACACTATTTGCTCCTTATTTGGTCTGTTTGAAGTAGTGTCCAAAGTTTTTCACTTTAGGAAAGCTGAGTTTCATCTGCAATTAACTTAAGTTTAGTGTCCTTAGCATTGCATCTCGATTGCATCTTCACCACTGGGTATTCCAGTAGGTTGCAACACTTGTTTTGGAAATATGTTTGTATGTCTTAATGGTTCTCTAGTGTGATACTCCAGAGCCCATTAAGTAATGTGCCATGTTTTCAATTTGTTAGCATCTTGCGTCGGCTTAACCTTTCTCAGTGTAAATGACTTGTTTTAGTTATACTTCAAACACGTCCTTTTACCTTTAGGGAGCAGTCATGCATCTCAAGATAACAATTCACCTTATTCTCAACCTGTATATGCTAATGGAAGCCCCTCCAGTATACAACAACTGCCAACAACAACTGCCAGTAGCAGGTAAGTTCTTAATGTTAAGCCAgacttcccccaacctggtgtcctccaaatattttggactataacCCTGAGTCTGAAAGATCTCAAGGGCATCAGTTTTAGGAAGCCTGTGGTAAATCATTTAAGTAGATTTAGAATTGCAGCTTGTTAGGGAGTGAACTccattgaacttggtgggacttgcttctgactAATTGTGCCTAGGATTGTGTTCTTAGCATTCATTACAATATGGTAAATTCTGTGACTGCTTTCCAAAGTGGGCATAATACAATAGCCTATGTCTGAGCTTGCCTTTCTACctttatgtttattatttgtcTTTAAGTGGGAAAGAATAATATGAACTGAATTCTAGCACTgagaaaatatatttctattAGCTTTTTTTCTAGAGCAGCTACAAAAATCAAATGGTATTGAGAACTTTGATGTAGCACATCAGGAATTTTGTTTCTAAAACAACAGATGGACAAGCAAATTAGTTTCCATTAGGGAAAGCTGTGAGTCTTTTCAGAATCTTCTAAATTGAGATGCAGAGTAGATTAAAGAAGCTGTTAGTAGAAACCTCCTGAGGCTTGCGATCTGTGTTTCTGTATTTCTTTGACAAGTGTGTCAGTTATAAAATTGAAGATGAACTGAAAACAGATTGCTCAGTTATACTCtgcttagaaaaatatatattcagtaaCAGTTTACGATAATGGATCAAAGGAAAACTgtatgatgtagtggttagattaGAAGTGTTATGCTGCAaccagggagacccaggttcaaatctcccacGGTCTCTGTCATTCAGCCTAACTTATCTCACAACCTTGTTTTGAGGCTAGGGGAACAAATATGAGAATGAGGGGGATAGAAATATAGCTATAACCATGAAGCTGCTAATGCCAATGTTTACCTGGTGCTTTGCTTCCTGGTTATTTTCATTATAcctattttcccccacccctgggaaAACCATGTGCAAATAACTTAAAGTAGAACCATAGAATCGgacgggaccctgagggtcatctattccaaccccctgcaatgtaggaatcttagctaaaacatccatggcagatgaccatccaacctctgctttaaaacctccaatgaagaagagtctaccaccttctgagggagtccattccactgttgaagagctccaactgtcagaaagttcttctagaTGTTTAGTCGCAAAATCACAGATTTGTGATTCTGATTTGgcttctaccctccagagcaggagaaaacaagtgtgctccatcttccatgtgacagcccttcagatatttgaagatggctatcctatctcttcactgtctcctcttttcaggccaaacatacccaaaGCCCCCAACTCTTCCTCATAATGCTCAGTTTCCAGACCCATGATCATCAGTATAACTGTCTTCAATTGAATACTGTTGACTGTGATTACTGTTAGTGCAGAATTCCATGATCTGAGACTTCTTCTGGCCAATTGACTTCTGGTTTTCGCTTAGCAGGTATGAGAGGAATGTGGATAACATCTCAACAGAGTCACCAACTGTGCAGAGGTCCTTCTCATCCCCAGATAACCTCCAGAGACAAGCGGTGGTGAGAATTCTTTGTTTAGCTGTTAACAGGAAATAGGCAGGAAAGGGTTTGCAAATGAGTGGAGCGGTGCATGCGTCAGACAAAAAAGCTGAGTGGTTAACAACCACAGCACTCAGAAaaatactggaagccaatgtagatctggGGTTATATAGTCCCGGCGGCTGCTCTCATTCACCAGTCTGGCAGACGCACACTGACTgtttagatgttgctggactaagaGATGTTATTAGAACCAGCCTTATTCTTTATAATgtaaatagttttaactgatttgtatttttacactgccactctgggaccttatggtgaagggcaagtaAGGAATTGAACAAATCATCATCATAACCCCTACTATTGGCCATGCCTCTTCTTAACAGAAGCGCTTTCTGTTTCCAGATGAATATGTGGCAACAGTCGCAGTACAGTGGCAGGCACAGCTCCTTGCACCCGGAGCCATCCGGCTTTGCTTCGCCAGGGCACCACCCAAGTTATTCGTTCACCCAGTCATCGGCCTCATCCATGCAGTGGCGCTCAGAGACAAGTGCCGCCCAGCGCAagaacagagtgagctcccatccGTATCCTACTGAAAGCAGGCATTATAGCAGCCGGGAACCTCAGCGCCCCAGCGACTATGGCTCGGAGCATCATTTCAGGGGCAATCGGGAGGAATATGGTCACGATGACAGACACTATGGAGGCTGGAGTCACGATTACGATAACCGGAGGGAGAACTACCGAGATGGCAAGTGGCGCCCCTCCCGCCACTAGCAAGTATTCAGAGCAGATTTTGCATACCTTTCCTTGGCAAAATGGAGTGGCTCTTACATTTTTAAGAAATCATTTTTTACAGAGAGCTTGCAACAAGTAACTGCAcgagttacttttaaaaaatcgttTTATAAAAATTACCTGCAGTATGTATTCCATGAGAAGTGGCTTCGTTTCAATTGTATTACGGTAACTTTCCCTCAGGGtttaggaaaaaaagagaaggtgccacgcttttaaacaaacaaaagagaAATCAATGTAGATAATTTTGTAAGGGGGGAAAAAAGGGTGCTGCTTTGGTCGTATTTTCAAATGAACATTGGTATTTTTGTAGAGTGTTAATGAGAAAGCTAGAGAGCCCCTGAGGTGGTTCTGGTAGTAAGTAACCCCATGGAAAAAATGAATGCCACAGAGTAGAAGGCTCAATGGCACATGGAAATATTGGTAACAGTGTTTTTCTTCTGGAATAAATGTTGCTTTTAAATACTTGTATTAAGCAAACATGCAGCCTGTTCAGATATTAAGAGTGAAACAAATTTGCTGGATGACTTGATGATTTGTATTGAATGATGTGTTAATTTTTTCAGCTGCTTTCATTGAGGGTCCTTTGATTTTTATATTATGAGCAAGAGAGCCCACAGTATCGTAAAAAGACTTTCCCAACAGTTTAAGTGATTAAAACCTCTCAGGAAATCATTGCATGCCTCTGTCCATTCCCTTTCTATAGAtgacataatttttaaaaacctcattgAATTGAAAAGTTTGGACATTACAATTGATATTTAATGCAAAGGAGAAACGAAGGTAAGTATCTATGCACTTCTTGTCCATGGGCTTTGTGTGGCCAAATGCTTTATTTCATCCAACCTGCAGCATTGGTTCatctttaaaattaaataaattaaataaagtcattttggggggagggggaattggtCTACAGCACTTGCTCAGAAGTGCAGGACTTGCTCAGAAGTGCAGCTGCTAGCCTCCATTTGCAAGTACAGCTAAATTTGGAATAGCTTTTAACTAACCAGAAATCTGAGATGAGCTTTTTTTAATAGGGTGGATTTTTGTGACATCTATCCTCCTGAAGTTTGTGCATTTGAAATGCCATCAATGTCTTTAACTATGATTCCCCCTATACTGAAAAATAGTGGGACTTTTGAGATGGGAACTCTTGGTGCCATTTAAAAAAAGATCCTGTAGCTAAATTGTTTCCAGTAGCTTACGTTTTTGTTCACAGTGCTTCCATTTGAacattagtacagtcatacctccgtttacgaccacaGTTGGTATTGCGGAGCCAGTCGCTCcctgaggcacgcttctgcgcgtgcgcgaagtaTCGatagagcgccgcggaacccggtggtcggaaaccgaagcagtcgcaaacagaggcggttgcaaaccgaggtttgactgtaatctCTAGCAACTGGAGTACAGTAAACCTGCAACTTGTGCACATTTTACTCGTGCACATTCAGATTTACGTGCTTGTCAAacgaaataataaaaaagcgatGGGGAGCAGGCACCCAGAAAAAAAGACTTTGGTAATTGCACCTGCCTTTGTACCCAATGtcttttgactatacacaattttggctttaggaaaGTATTCAGACCCTCGTAATTTTCAGTTGCATCAAAATTGACAAGGGGGCAATTGCAGCAGCAGTAAAATGCGGCTTACCTTAATCTTTCACTTCCCTTGaaatcccctctctctctctctctctctctctctctctctctctctctctctctactctaATCCAAATCAGTCATAGTTTCTTGAACCCCAGTTCTTCCGTGCTGTTTGGGTttatatctgggggggggggggtggctagaGGATGGAGATGCTTGTGACCCTCTTATTTACATGCCCAAATgggacatcttttttaaaaatataatatttttgtcAAATATACACTAATATAAGAGGATTCATTGTTATCCTTTGACTTACATATTTATGGCATTGTTGCAAAAACAAGCACccgtcttaaaaaaaaaaagatttacgtAATTCAAAACTTCCTCAAGCAATACTGTTAATAGTATTTTCAAAAAATGCACTTGGTTAGCCATATTTTTATTTCCGCTAAAATAAATTCTCGTTCTTTCAAAATATTGTGTGCAAGCAAATTTTCCTAAGAACTAAATTTTACAGCTGGTGTTCTCTCTTTACATATAGTTGTTATATTTGCATccaaaagtgatttttttttatcttctcaTTGGAAAGTTTGTATTCGAGAGAGTGGCCTTTGATGCCTTCAGAGTGACTGAATGCGTGAAAATGCCCAGCAAGTTTTGCATTGACGTGCTCAGCCTGCATCTTAAATAGGGCACATTTCATAAGCTGCTACACCAGATGCCTAGCCATCAGTCTTCACACTGTATTTTTTAGACAGATTGTACACATGCTGTCCACACATCAGCCACACATGCTTTGTATTCACAGAGGTAGTTGTAATGTCCTTTTTTCCCCGTTACACCTGGTGCGGGGTGGGGGGATGTATATCAAAGTTGATTGACTAACATTTCCAGTGTAGGTCAGAGCAAGACATCCAGTGATGTTACTTGGCAGGAGGACTATCTATTCCATTAAAGCAGAGAGTTTGCTGCCAGTGTCTTGTCTGCAGTAACGGGGGTTCTCTTTTCATTCACAAGCAGGCAAAACCTCAAataaagactgcaatcctaaccatgtccacgcagaagtaagttctattgaattaAATTGGGTCTCCTCGCAAGTAAGTGGGGTTAGGCTGGCAGCCTCAGGGTTTTAAAAGCCAGAAGGCAACCTTGATTCCCCCCCTGTTCCTTGTTATTCCCTAGCCCAGCCTTTTACAACCTGGTGCcatccatatattttggactgcaactcccattagtctCGGCCAGCACCAGGTTGCAGACAGTAGCCCAAGcctataaatgtaaaataaatgcatttttaaaaagtggtttgtctCTCTTTTGATGGGGAGTGGAACATATTGTGAAGCCAACCAGGACTTAAAAACAAAAGGGAATCTTGACTTGCTCTGGTTTTCAAGAGGACCCAAGGGTTGGgtgacagagggggggggggtttcctataTTGCAATGGTAAATGCATGTTCCATCACCATGTCTGCATGTTCCAGTTCTGGCTTTGTATTCTGTGAACCTAATGTGTGTTTGGGTTGGTGTAAACACATTGCATACTGTAGCACTCTTAATGTGTAAGGCAATTTCGCGTGTGCCAGGATGCAAATGCAACGTGTAAAGAAGCTTTGAGGCGCAAAGTTGTCATGTAATGGCACGCTTTCTTAAATAGCAATGCCCTCTTCAAATATAGAATGCAATTTCTCATACCTGCATGCTGCTTCTGTGGACAGCCATAATAATGCTCAAGTACAGTGGATTTAGGTCGTGTGGGCACATGAGGGCTTCCATCTTAAACCTTCCTGGGTCTAGGGAAATGCTTCACAAAGTTCactctaaaaaaaacaaaacatgaattGCAGAAAATGGCACTGGAGCCAATGAGAAtgatttttctttctgttctaAGTACCACTATGTCAAACAAAAAATTGTCCCTTACCACCTCCATGTGCCAGTGTTGTTTCTTATCTTGGTGTGGCTTTGAACTTACTAACCTAATGCACAGGACACacctttgtatctgaagaagtgtgcatgcacacaaaaactcataccaatgacaaacttagttggtctttaaggtgctactggaaggaattttgtttattttgttttggccacGGCAgagcaacacagctacctacctgtatttaaaaCTCCTGTTTTTGTCTCTGATGGAGGGGCCATCTTTCTATGATCCATGCTTGCAGAAGGACTCAAGCCAAAAATCTCTGGTATTTTCTCCAGTTAGGGCTAGGAATGGCTCCCACCTGAAACCTGCCTGTGAGTGTTGATAACACTGGTGGGTCTCTTGCCTTTTCCCCTCTTTTGAGGCATTATTTTAACTTTCCCCCTGTCTATTCCTGAGTTAATTatggacatttttttttcatcCCTCTATTCTGTTACTTCcaagcttggggtgggggtgggatcctgCTCCctgcatatttgtttgtttgtttgttttaagaaagaaaaagtttatgAGTCTCGGGAAGGGGCTTTGGGTTTTCCTTTGTTGTACAGACCACATATTGCGTGCTTTTAGAATAACACGTTAACTTTGGGCTCAGTACTTTCACTAAAAAGGGCTAGTATTTGCTTTCTTAATGTGACAAGAAAATGCAGCTTAgtattggggaaggggggggggggacgcaagcCCAGTTGAGCCTTTTACTGGGCCAGCCTCCCGTTTTGGAGGATTGGGGCACGATCTCGCATTACAGTGTGGGAACCGAGCACCTCCGCCCCCGGAGTCTCATCCCTCAAACTACAACCCCCAGCATGCCAAGCGCGCAGCGACGCGCTCACTCCGCTGTTGCCACGcaaaactacaaatcccaggagGCTGCGCGACAGTCCCTTATGGCCTAGCGGGCGGGGCTGGCGCGGGGCTTGCTGGGCTTTGTAGTCTGCGGCTTCTCCGGCTTTTCCAGATGATGCGTGCTGGCGGAAGGGCTTGGCGGCTTTTCGGCGCGCCGGCAGGGAGGCGGTGGCTGTCGGGGCGCTGCCTGAGCGGGTTGCGAGACATGGCAGGAGCTGGAGGGGCGGCGGAGCCCGGCATGGGGCAGAGAATGGTCTGGGTGGACCTGGAGGTGAGGCGCCCAGCCCGTAACGAGGCCTCTGCGAAGGGGCATACCATAATATCCCGTCGTTTTCGTCCCCCCGAGACGCCTGCACCATGTGGAGTGCAATGCGGGGGTTCCATCCCGTAGTATCCTGCTCCCTGGAATTGGGTGCAGTATGGGGGGTATAAAAAAGGGCGCTCCATCCCATAATATGCCCCCCTCTCCCGCGCGACAGGTGCGGTTTAGCTCCTTTTGAGGAGGCTCCATCCCGTAATTCCCCGCTGCCCCAGAACATTGCCCTCGGAGAAATATGAAACAGTTATGCAAATGGTTTCTATCCCATAATATGCCCCCATGAGATTAGGTTcagaaaatttataatttatcttttaaaaaatcattgtaaacagttaaaatcgttattAGGAtcggaataacacttgtagtttaatggtgaattttggatataatggagatgtaaaagatttagattattataaaagatgcaggaggaaatgactaacaacaGGATCCACAAAGGGGTAGGAGAGAAGTCTAGGAGAttatttggaatcttgtttttatgatgtatgCTGGATATGTGATTGCAAAacttatacatacatatatatatatatatatatatatatatatatatatatataatctttaattatatatatatatgtatatatgtatatatgtatatatatatgtatatgtatatatatgaatATGAGATTTGGTTCAGTATCTATGTGTAAGGAGAGGGCGGGGCTGTATCCTGCAAAATTCCCCTGCCCCTTgagacagcttgggggggggatacttgaGGATCCTAATCCCATAGTATCTATTGTCTAGTATCTGTTCATGTAGAAATACCTCCACCACATAAGGCAACGTTCTCAAGAGATGTGACTGTTGGGTTATTTGCAAAGGAGCTGCAGCCCATAATATCCTCGCAAGAGATACTGGTGCAGTTTAGGTGTAGAATTCATCCTCCTTCCCCAAAGAGACAGGTGTAATGTAAGTGTATGCCTGTGTACGAGGAAGATCGGACTCTCTTAGAATATCCTTTGAGGAGATGTGTATCTTACAAGGGTCACAACTCATAATGCCCCCCACCCCTGACTCATGTACTACAGGGCATGTGCAGGAGATTGGTGCCTACCCCATTATTCCTGGGAACCTTGGTGTGTGTGCCCATCCGATATTATCCCCCACGATACATCGGCACTGTAGGTGGATGTGtatgagagagggaaggagaccaCCCGCCCTTTAAGTGTTTTG contains:
- the RBM7 gene encoding RNA-binding protein 7 isoform X2: MGAAAAEADRTLFVGNLDPKVTEELLFELFHQGGPVIKVKIPKDKDGKQKQFAFVNFKHEESVPYGMNLLNGIKLFGRPLKIQFRSGSSHASQDNNSPYSQPVYANGSPSSIQQLPTTTASSRYERNVDNISTESPTVQRSFSSPDNLQRQAVMNMWQQSQYSGRHSSLHPEPSGFASPGHHPSYSFTQSSASSMQWRSETSAAQRKNRVSSHPYPTESRHYSSREPQRPSDYGSEHHFRGNREEYGHDDRHYGGWSHDYDNRRENYRDGKWRPSRH
- the RBM7 gene encoding RNA-binding protein 7 isoform X3; this translates as MNLLNGIKLFGRPLKIQFRSGSSHASQDNNSPYSQPVYANGSPSSIQQLPTTTASSSRYERNVDNISTESPTVQRSFSSPDNLQRQAVMNMWQQSQYSGRHSSLHPEPSGFASPGHHPSYSFTQSSASSMQWRSETSAAQRKNRVSSHPYPTESRHYSSREPQRPSDYGSEHHFRGNREEYGHDDRHYGGWSHDYDNRRENYRDGKWRPSRH
- the RBM7 gene encoding RNA-binding protein 7 isoform X1 translates to MGAAAAEADRTLFVGNLDPKVTEELLFELFHQGGPVIKVKIPKDKDGKQKQFAFVNFKHEESVPYGMNLLNGIKLFGRPLKIQFRSGSSHASQDNNSPYSQPVYANGSPSSIQQLPTTTASSSRYERNVDNISTESPTVQRSFSSPDNLQRQAVMNMWQQSQYSGRHSSLHPEPSGFASPGHHPSYSFTQSSASSMQWRSETSAAQRKNRVSSHPYPTESRHYSSREPQRPSDYGSEHHFRGNREEYGHDDRHYGGWSHDYDNRRENYRDGKWRPSRH